One Lucilia cuprina isolate Lc7/37 chromosome 4, ASM2204524v1, whole genome shotgun sequence DNA segment encodes these proteins:
- the LOC111681207 gene encoding DNA polymerase theta isoform X3 has product MFYLQDLLTSAGYRVEGFFGGYTPPGGFDSINVAICTIEKANSIVNKLLEQGKLNDIGTVVVDEVHLISDPGRGYILELLLAKILYMSRKYGLQIQVITMSATLANVELLKKWLDAELYITDFRPVALQEMIKIGNKIYDNHLKLLRSLTEPSVNVKEPFPELQNDSDHVAQLCIETLVDGCSVIVFCPSKDWCENLATQLAGAIHSLGKQGGEWGTKLRNQINRQAIDHVKEQLRDIPTGLDAVLDKCITYGCSFHHAGLTTEERDIVEASFKSGALKVIVATSTLSSGVNLPARRVLIRSPLFGGKQMSSLTYRQMIGRAGRTGKDILGESILICTDSNARVGKELITADLRPISSCLDHDSSTHLKRALLEVISSGVATSKEDIDNFVNCTLLSAQKQLENQEKEQSQDDCTDSEYIGGALDFLIEYEFIRLQKNEETQEEHYVATRLGHACLASSMPPTDGLILFAELQKSRRCFVLESELHAVYLVTPYSVCYQLQNLDWLLFLDLWEKLTPAMKKVGELVGVKESFLVRAMRGQTKLDYKLMQIHKRFYTALALQELVNETPINVVAIKYKCTRGMLQSLQQMSSTFAGIVTSFCNSLQWDTLSLIVSQFKERLYFGIHRDLIDLMRLPDLSHKRARALFDAGVTSLIDLASADVLSIEKILYNAFSFDSAKKHDNENDFEAAQRNEARQFFITGKAGLTVAEAAKLLVQEARQFVQYEIGVGNIKWSQSVCEDNKEDNNNENEMHMSYEENKFHNVMVKYNLDQTNDKAKDTNDKITENITNVKNKQNPLESLEKKDNVDNKLKTKYEDQNVDEGKSLNSNRNTNINSVEQRKQKENIHPKNIHMSFKNDICLAKPLESIKKIKQSPNVNQKENNTTFEDDSNLLNLIENVENNAKANKEIIQNENIKNEKQTEKRKSSENRKQNVDVTPPKMQKENIKSVTVEKRKSSENSKRNIDVTPPKIAKKETIAKIESKQTKINSIKTANVTLIDQRKSSDQLKDLAVTPPNVIKTSVPNNNNKKTIETDEKPSTSQKAQRLLRAKQLSEMKKQEWAKRKDLEQNKLANTPETKSATKSKTSNTPDKNVDNSTPKAALQTQNNRKLQNTNKNSPNTPKTINNEKEETAKLPRRSPRNHLISSTRIEVPTNITKSKTTIKSPENDIFGNENEESFTINTGIKEALKEADNFKRPSIPEYSNNSPEDEIPSSQQLIEDVADNKTNSPHASRFLRSLRATQKIQSPKTKPSIENSKVKKLQTAERPSEPPSSRPSEPPSSTSIEFSDLSMENSLIKNPIQLNASHILMCSKVDTESSSFKSLDIIDICGDQQLFKGAFKEFMASKRLGFCLGIQQQCGKRKPIIGANLLLNQVAAAEKENEPTKSYEFQLDDTNYLAGIGFCISENVVYYLNMQQEGSCKGLTGEIKCKYLRMLLRSSEITLLIYDAKEQMKILRKILKDIGDIAIALEDPKVANWLLQPDKNHNLHSLAQQFAPECSSLVNLCGSGRGYNSYGLDSDSAILAKVRSSIEACVTIHILKGQIENLERIGTGQLQKFFTELEMPLQMSLCNMEDVGFPTSSEALHKLFQQMVDSMKKLEIKIYEMHGSRFNLGSSSAVARVVGLHRKSNGRISTSKQILEKIDSPISQMIITYRKLSVTLTKNVQPLLKCVKDERIHGQSITFTSTGRISMTEPNLQNVAKDFDVEIGSEKITISCRSAFFPSDSKRCLISSDFCQLEMRILAHLSQDSALLHVMKSEKDVFVAIAARWNKISENSVTEQLRNGTKQICYGIVYGMGMRALAEGLKCTEQEAKLVSEQFHAAYPGIRAYTEKVVKFARNNGYIETITGRRRYLENICSGEALIKNQAERQAVNSTIQGSAADIAKSAILRMEKNIIKYREKLGIETQSVRLVLHLHDELIFEVPEDKAKKIAKVLSVTMENCVKLNVPLKVKLKIGKSWGELKEVKF; this is encoded by the exons atgttttatttgcaaGATTTATTAACATCGGCTGGCTATCGCGTAGAAGGATTTTTTGGTGGATATACCCCACCAGGAGGATTTGATAGCATTAACGTGGCCATTTGTACGATAGAAAAAGCCAATTCAATTGTCAATAAATTACTAGAACAGGGAAAATTAAATGATATCGGCACTGTTGTAGTCGATGAAGTACATTTAATATCAGATCCAGGAAGAggttatattttggaattactactggctaaaattttgtacatgtcACGAAAATATGGTTTGCAAATTCAAGTCATTACTATGTCTGCCACATTGGCCAATGTAGAACTATTGAAAAAGTGGTTGGATGCTGAATTATATATAACTGACTTTCGTCCAGTGGCTTTGCAAGAAATGATTAAAATTGGTAATAAAATCTATGATAACCATTTGAAATTATTGCGTTCTCTTACGGAGCCCTCAGTCAATGTTAAAGAGCCATTTCCGGAACTACAAAATGATTCGGATCATGTGGCCCAATTGTGTATAGAAACTTTAGTAGATGGTTGTTCAGTTATTGTATTTTGTCCCTCAAAAGATTGGTGTGAAAACTTAGCCACACAATTAGCTGGCGCTATACATTCATTGGGAAAACAAGGTGGAGAATGGGGTACTAAACTAAGAAATCAAATAAATCGTCAAGCTATTGATCATGTTAAGGAACAATTAAGGGATATACCAACTG GTTTGGATGCAGTTTTGGACAAATGCATAACCTACGGTTGTTCCTTTCATCACGCTGGCTTAACAACAGAAGAAAGGGATATTGTGGAAGCTAGTTTTAAATCTGGCGCTTTAAAAGTTATTGTAGCTACCAGCACTTTAAGTTCag gtGTTAATTTACCAGCACGTCGTGTTTTAATAAGATCTCCTTTGTTTGGTGGCAAACAAATGAGTTCTCTTACATATCGCCAAATGATTGGACGAGCTGGAAGAACTGGAAaa gaTATTTTGGGAGAATCTATTTTAATATGTACTGACAGTAATGCACGTGTGGGTAAAGAGTTAATAACGGCTGATTTAAGACCCATATCCTCCTGCCTAGACCACGACAGTAGT ACACATCTGAAGCGTGCCTTGTTAGAAGTTATCTCTTCAGGTGTTGCTACCAGTAAGGAAGATATTGATAATTTTGTCAATTGTACATTATTGAGTGCTCAAAAGCAATTAGAAAATCAAGAGAAAGAACAAAGCCAAGATGACTGTACTGATAGCGAATACATTGGGGGAGCTTTAGATTTTCTTATCGAGTATGAGTTTATACGCTTACAAAAGAATGAGGAAACTCAAGAAGAACATTATGTAGCCACTCGACTTGGTCATGCTTGTTTAG CTTCATCTATGCCTCCAACCGAcggtttaatattatttgcagaATTGCAAAAATCAAGacgttgttttgttttagaatCTGAATTGCATGCTGTTTATTTGGTTACTCCTTATTCGGTATGCTATCAATTGCAGAATTTGGATTGGCTATTATTTCTCGATCTCTGGGAAAAATTAACACCGGCCATGAAAAAAGTCGGAGAGCTGGTGGGTGTAAAAGAATCATTTTTGGTAAGAGCCATGAGGGGTCAAACTAAACTAGATTACAAATTAATGCAAATACACAAAAG ATTTTATACTGCACTGGCTTTGCAAGAGTTGGTTAACGAAACTCCTATTAATGTAGTTGCAATCAAGTATAAATGTACACGAGGAATGTTGCAAAGTTTGCAACAAATGTCCTCAACTTTTGCTGGTATTGTAACATCGTTTTGCAATTCATTGCAGTGGGATACTCTCTCATTGATTGTCTCACAATTTAAAGAACGTTTGTATTTTGGTATACATCGagatttaattgatttaatgcGCCTACCAGATCTGTCACATAAAAGGGCTAGAGCACTATTCGATGCTGGAGTAACATCATTGATTGACTTGGCCAGCGCCGATGTATTGAGTATTGAGAAAATTCTTTACAATGCTTTTAGCTTTGATTCAGCTAAAAAACATGACAATGAAAATGACTTTGAGGCAGCTCAACGCAATGAAgcaagacaattttttataactgGTAAGGCAGGCCTCACAGTAGCTGAAGCTGCAAAATTACTTGTCCAAGAGGCTAGACAATTTGTTCAATATGAAATAGGTGTGGGTAATATTAAGTGGTCTCAAAGTGTTTGTGAGGATAACAAAGaagataataataatgaaaatgaaatgcaCATGTCTtatgaagaaaacaaatttcacaatGTAATGGTAAAGTATAATTTGGATCAAACTAATGACAAAGCCAAGGATACAAATGATAAAATCACTGAAAACAtcacaaatgttaaaaataaacaaaatccatTAGAATCTTTGGAAAAGAAAGATAACGTAGACAATAAGTTAAAAACAAAGTATGAAGATCAGAATGTCGATGAGGGTAAGAGTTTGAATTCAAatagaaatacaaatattaattctgtagaacaaagaaaacaaaaagaaaatattcatcCCAAAAATATTCACATGTCATTCAAAAACGATATTTGTCTAGCAAAACCACTGGAAagcattaagaaaataaaacaatctcCGAATGTTAATCAGAAAGAAAACAATACGACATTTGAGGATGATTCCAATCTCCTAAATTTGATAGAAAATGTAGAGAATAATGCAAAAGCcaataaagaaataattcaaaacgaaaatattaaaaacgaaaaacaaaccgAAAAGCGCAAATCTTCTGAAAATCGTAAACAAAATGTTGATGTTACACCAcctaaaatgcaaaaagaaaatataaaaagtgtaACAGTTGAAAAGCGAAAATCTTCGGAAAATTCGAAAAGAAATATTGATGTTACACCACCCAAAATAGCAAAAAAGGAAACAATCGCTAAAATTGAATCcaagcaaacaaaaataaattccatTAAAACAGCTAATGTAACCTTAATAGATCAACGTAAATCATCAGACCAATTAAAAGATTTAGCTGTTACTCCTCCAAATGTTATAAAAACGTCGGTaccaaataacaacaataaaaaaaccatTGAGACTGATGAGAAACCTAGTACAAGTCAAAAAGCCCAAAGATTGTTAAGAGCCAAACAACTGTCTGAGATGAAGAAACAAGAATGGGCAAAAAGAAAAGATCTAGAGCAAAATAAATTAGCAAATACACCAGAAACTAAATCAGCGACAAAATCTAAAACCTCTAATACTCCTGATAAAAACGTAGATAACTCTACTCCAAAAGCTGCACTGCAAACCCAAAATAACAGAAAACTTCAAAATACGAATAAGAACTCACCAAATACtccaaaaacaataaacaacgaAAAAGAGGAAACAGCAAAATTACCTAGAAGAAGTCCCCGTAACCATTTAATAAGTTCCACCAGAATAGAGGTACcgacaaatataacaaaatctaaaacaacTATAAAAAGTCCAGAGAATGATATATTTGGAAATGAGAATGAAGAATCTTTTACCATCAACACCGGCATAAAAGAAGCTCTAAAAGAAGCAGATAATTTTAAGAGACCTTCTATACCGGAATACAGCAATAATTCACCAGAAGATGAAATACCAAGTTCTCAACAACTAATTGAAGATGTGGcagacaataaaacaaattcccCTCATGCTTCGCGCTTTTTAAGATCTTTACGTGCCACACAAAAAATCCAAAGTCCAAAGACTAAGCCatcaatagaaaattcaaaggttaaaaaattacaaacagcaGAGCGGCCTTCAGAACCACCCTCATCCAGGCCTTCAGAACCTCCCTCATCCACCAGCATAGAGTTTTCCGATCTATCCATGGAAAATTCTCTTATTAAGAATCCTATACAACTTAATGCCTCACACATTCTTATGTGTTCAAAAGTTGATACCGAATCATCTTCATTCAAATCTCTTGACATAATAGACATTTGCGGAGATCAACAACTTTTTAAGGGAGCATTTAAGGAATTCATGGCAAGTAAACGTTTAGGATTCTGTTTAGGCATTCAGCAACAATGTGGCAAACGTAAACCTATAATAGGAGCAAATCTTTTACTAAATCAAGTGGCTGCTGCAGAAAAAGAAAATGAGCCTACAAAATCCTATGAATTTCAACTTGACGATACAAATTATTTGGCTGGTATCGGATTTTGTATATCGGAAAATGTTGTGTATTATTTGAACATGCAACAGGAGGGATCTTGCAAAGGACTAACAGGAGAAATAAAGTGCAAATACTTACGTATGTTGTTAAGATCTTCGGAAATTACTTTACTTATCTACGATGCTAAagaacaaatgaaaatattacgtaagattttaaaagatattgGAGATATTGCAATAGCTTTAGAAGACCCAAAAGTGGCTAATTGGCTTTTGCAACCAGATAAAAATCACAATTTACATAGTTTG GCTCAACAATTTGCTCCAGAATGTTCTTCTTTAGTTAATTTATGTGGCAGTGGTCGAGGCTACAACAGCTATGGCTTGGATTCGGATAGTGCGATATTAGCTAAGGTTAG ATCATCCATAGAAGCCTGTGTTACTATACACATTTTAAAAGGACAAATAGAAAATCTAGAACGAATTGGTACGGgacaattacaaaaattttttacag aaCTTGAAATGCCTTTACAAATGTCATTATGCAATATGGAAGATGTGGGCTTTCCCACCAGTTCAGAAGCTTTGCATAAATTATTTCAGCAAATGGTTGATTCTATGAAGAAGCtggaaattaaaatatatgaaatgcaTGGTTCAAGATTTAATTTAGGCTCCTCTTCAGCTGTAGCACGA GTTGTAGGTTTACATCGTAAATCAAATGGTCGTATAAGTACTTCTAAGCAGATTCTAGAAAAAATCGACTCACCTATATCGCAAATGATAATAACGTATCGTAAATTAAGTgttactttaacaaaaaatgtacaACCCCTGCTAAAATGTGTAAAGGATGAAAG aATCCACGGACAAAGTATTACTTTTACATCTACGGGTCGTATTTCTATGACAGAACCAAACTTACAAAATGTTGCTAAAGATTTTGATGTTGAAATAGGTTcggaaaaaattacaatatcATGTCGTAGTGCATTTTTCCCCTCAGATTCAAAACGTTGTTTAATATCTTCGGATTTTTGTCAATTGGAAATGCGTATACTGGCACACTTATCACAAGACTCAGCTCTATTGCATGTTATGAAATCTGAAAAAGATGTTTTTGTAGCAATAGCAGCAAGATGGAATAAAATCTCGGAAAATAGTGTTACGGAACAATTGCGAAATGGTACAAAACAAATATGTTATGGTATTGTTTATGGTATGGGTATGCGTGCATTAGCTGAAGGACTAAAATGTACCGAACAAGAAGCTAAACTTGTATCTGAACAATTCCATGCAGCTTATCCGGGTATAAG agcgtATACAGAAAAAGTCGTAAAATTTGCTAGAAATAACGGTTACATAGAAACTATAACAGGCAGAAGAcgatatttggaaaatatttgtagtGGGGAAGCATTAATAAAAA ATCAAGCCGAACGTCAAGCGGTAAATTCTACTATACAGGGATCGGCAGCTGATATAGCAAAAAGTGCTATTTTACGAATGgaaaagaatataataaaatatcgaGAAAAATTAGGTATAGAAACACAGTCTGTCCGTTTAGTTCTACATTTACACGATGAACTTATATTTGAAGTTCCCGAAGATAAagctaaaaaaattgcaaaagtcTTAAGTGTAACTATGGAAAATTGCGTTAAACTTAATGTGCCTCttaaagtaaaactaaaaattggTAAAAGTTGGGGTGAACTTAAAgaggttaaattttaa